A single region of the Rhodococcus sp. W8901 genome encodes:
- a CDS encoding FAD-dependent oxidoreductase yields MGVAGFDEEFDVVVVGSGAAGSAAALGAHHAGASVVVVEKCDEATAGGNTRVSGGGWWVNRDPERARAFLNSLCGAFPVADDVVAAWASETAENSRWLEELGADVALSPDYHTEPEYLELDGSDCYAGMDTVAGRMGNSLLYDFLRGALDERGIETRFGTPAVELITDGGAVVGVEVEGVEGRRRIGARGGVVLATGGFQANAAMVRDYLRVEDHVLWGSPASTGDGHRMAQSVGADLWHMGNMMTITGVRGDDEFGHYLALWNAHNYLWVSEDGRRFVDEAADPKHGHILRNGTYELFPLRPFHLIFDEQMRTAGPLSPTPDVLPVGWNLLMTENRWSLDNSDEIEKGWIRRADSIAELAELVGLDAATLEATVEQYNAACAAGSDDHFGRDPEKLGAVSQAPFYVLDVTPLLGWSNGGPRRDGRARVVDTRGVAIDGLYAAGEMSSTYSWTKDGGFHVADALAFGRVAGRDAAARA; encoded by the coding sequence GTGGGCGTTGCGGGTTTCGATGAGGAATTCGACGTGGTCGTTGTCGGATCGGGGGCGGCGGGTTCGGCCGCGGCGCTCGGTGCACACCACGCGGGAGCGAGCGTTGTGGTCGTCGAGAAGTGCGACGAGGCCACCGCGGGCGGCAACACGCGAGTCTCCGGCGGCGGCTGGTGGGTCAACCGCGACCCCGAGCGGGCGCGCGCCTTCCTGAACTCGCTGTGCGGCGCGTTCCCGGTGGCCGACGACGTCGTGGCGGCGTGGGCGTCGGAGACCGCCGAGAACTCGCGGTGGCTCGAGGAACTCGGCGCCGACGTCGCGCTGAGCCCGGACTACCACACGGAGCCGGAGTATCTCGAGCTCGACGGCAGCGACTGCTACGCCGGCATGGACACCGTCGCCGGGCGGATGGGCAATTCGCTGCTCTACGACTTCCTGCGCGGTGCGCTCGACGAGCGCGGCATCGAGACCCGTTTCGGGACACCGGCAGTCGAGCTGATCACCGATGGCGGCGCCGTCGTGGGCGTCGAGGTCGAGGGTGTCGAGGGGCGGCGCCGGATCGGTGCGCGTGGCGGGGTGGTGCTGGCGACCGGCGGATTCCAGGCCAATGCCGCGATGGTCCGCGACTACCTGCGGGTCGAGGACCACGTGCTGTGGGGCTCGCCCGCGTCGACCGGCGACGGCCACCGCATGGCGCAGTCGGTCGGTGCCGATCTGTGGCACATGGGCAACATGATGACCATCACCGGTGTGCGCGGCGACGACGAGTTCGGCCACTACCTCGCGCTGTGGAACGCGCACAACTACCTGTGGGTGTCCGAGGACGGCCGCCGCTTCGTCGACGAGGCTGCCGATCCCAAGCACGGCCACATCCTCCGGAACGGGACCTACGAACTGTTCCCGCTGCGGCCCTTCCACCTGATCTTCGACGAGCAGATGCGCACCGCCGGCCCGCTCAGTCCCACACCCGACGTGCTGCCGGTCGGGTGGAACCTGCTCATGACCGAGAATCGGTGGAGTCTGGACAACAGTGACGAGATCGAGAAGGGCTGGATCCGGCGCGCGGACTCGATCGCCGAGCTCGCCGAGCTGGTCGGACTGGACGCCGCGACGCTCGAAGCGACCGTCGAGCAGTACAACGCGGCGTGCGCCGCCGGCTCCGACGACCACTTCGGCCGCGACCCGGAGAAGCTCGGCGCCGTGTCACAGGCGCCGTTCTACGTCCTCGACGTCACCCCGCTGCTCGGATGGAGCAACGGCGGACCGCGGCGCGACGGCCGCGCTCGCGTGGTCGACACCCGCGGTGTCGCCATCGACGGCCTGTACGCGGCCGGGGAGATGAGCTCGACCTACAGCTGGACCAAGGACGGCGGCTTCCACGTCGCCGACGCGCTCGCATTCGGTCGGGTGGCCGGACGCGACGCCGCGGCCCGTGCCTGA
- a CDS encoding amidohydrolase has protein sequence MADLVLFGDVVTMDDAKPRASAVAVENGRIVAVGSDAEVAPHIGPGTIVHDLGAACIMPGFIEAHGHPLNEAVVLGEPVVDIRPVTIPDAAGVLAAIEQAVASGGPEGALLNGWDPLLQKGLSDPTLQWMNEMSPDAPLVILHNSGHAAYFNSAAAVAAGITRDIPDPEGARFGRDESGDLDGVAYEMAAVLAIASPQLLSNADRFPQLLAAECARMNAAGVTTVSEMAFDPAMRPALEAAAEAGVLTTRLRLYETSGPRRSSDVAPGAGNDMVRQVGIKIWSDGSPWIGNIALSFPYLDTPATRALGMACSHGHANYTKDQIVEISTPYYEQGWQIACHSHGDEAITMVLDAWEEMLGDNPRPDHRLRLEHVGAMRPDQFRRAARLGVTCSLFVDHLYYWGDVLVDDLFGSDHGAHWAAAGSAVAAGHRISFHNDGPVTPTNPIRNIADAVTRRSRSGHVLAPEERIPVGAALRAQTIDAAWQLFSDESIGSLTPGAHADIVVLSANPLTVDPDALADLEVRATVFAGKTVHGSLG, from the coding sequence ATGGCGGATCTGGTGCTCTTCGGCGACGTTGTGACCATGGACGACGCGAAGCCGCGGGCCTCAGCCGTCGCCGTCGAGAACGGCCGTATCGTGGCCGTCGGTTCGGACGCGGAGGTCGCCCCGCACATCGGACCGGGCACCATCGTCCACGATCTGGGCGCCGCGTGCATCATGCCCGGATTCATCGAGGCGCACGGCCACCCGTTGAACGAGGCGGTGGTGCTGGGTGAGCCCGTCGTCGACATCCGGCCGGTGACGATCCCGGACGCAGCCGGAGTGCTGGCCGCCATCGAACAGGCCGTCGCCTCCGGTGGTCCGGAAGGCGCTCTTCTCAACGGTTGGGATCCTCTGCTGCAGAAGGGATTGTCCGATCCCACGCTGCAGTGGATGAACGAGATGTCGCCCGACGCACCTCTGGTGATCCTGCACAACTCGGGGCACGCCGCCTACTTCAATTCCGCCGCCGCCGTCGCCGCCGGTATCACCCGCGACATCCCGGATCCGGAGGGCGCGCGCTTCGGCCGCGACGAATCCGGGGACCTGGACGGCGTCGCCTACGAGATGGCGGCCGTGCTCGCGATCGCCAGTCCCCAACTGCTGTCGAACGCGGACCGCTTCCCGCAGCTCCTGGCCGCGGAGTGCGCCCGGATGAACGCCGCCGGTGTGACCACGGTCAGTGAGATGGCGTTCGACCCCGCGATGCGTCCGGCGCTGGAGGCCGCGGCCGAGGCAGGCGTGCTCACCACGCGGCTGCGGCTGTACGAGACGTCCGGTCCGCGACGGTCCTCCGACGTCGCCCCGGGCGCCGGCAACGACATGGTCCGGCAGGTGGGCATCAAGATCTGGTCCGACGGGTCCCCGTGGATCGGCAACATCGCGCTCAGCTTCCCGTATCTCGACACACCGGCCACCCGGGCGCTCGGTATGGCGTGCAGCCACGGCCACGCGAACTACACGAAGGACCAGATCGTCGAGATCAGCACACCCTATTACGAGCAGGGGTGGCAGATCGCCTGCCACTCGCACGGCGACGAAGCGATCACGATGGTGCTCGACGCGTGGGAAGAGATGCTGGGCGACAATCCCCGCCCCGACCACCGTCTGCGGCTCGAACACGTCGGAGCCATGCGGCCCGATCAGTTCCGTCGGGCTGCCCGGCTGGGGGTCACGTGCAGCCTGTTCGTGGACCACCTGTACTACTGGGGCGACGTCCTGGTCGACGACCTGTTCGGTAGTGACCACGGAGCACATTGGGCCGCAGCCGGTTCGGCGGTCGCGGCCGGTCATCGGATCTCGTTCCACAACGACGGTCCGGTCACCCCCACCAACCCGATCCGGAACATCGCGGACGCGGTCACGCGGCGCTCCCGCAGCGGCCACGTGCTCGCCCCCGAGGAGCGCATCCCGGTCGGTGCGGCTCTGCGGGCGCAGACGATCGACGCCGCGTGGCAGCTGTTCAGCGACGAGAGCATCGGATCACTGACGCCCGGTGCGCACGCGGACATCGTCGTCTTGTCGGCGAACCCGCTCACGGTGGATCCCGACGCGTTGGCCGACCTCGAGGTGCGGGCCACGGTCTTCGCGGGAAAGACGGTGCACGGCAGCCTCGGCTGA
- a CDS encoding restriction endonuclease → MGAGVQVQEPQRGDVAGQEALIAQLPPYTELLWPTLQALIALGGSASNNELDSAVVEREGWSPELQGVLHGDGPGTEVEYRLAWARTYLKGMGLLANSRRAVWSVTKRGREATEPELRPLLAAFTADKRRQRLNRKANTPGAQALPLSDTEAESESTADTSYGDAADAVAWKSTLLDSLLRMSSTAFERLTQRLLREAGFSSATITGRTADGGIDGIGMCQISLLSFPVAFQCKRVSGSVGAGAVRDLRGAMAGRGEKGLLITTGTFTSEARAESRRDGAPPIDLIDGDRLCALLKEHSLGVKTTTRVVEDVSVRADFFAGLESD, encoded by the coding sequence ATGGGAGCGGGTGTGCAGGTGCAGGAGCCACAGCGTGGGGATGTCGCCGGTCAGGAGGCTCTGATTGCACAGCTCCCGCCGTACACCGAGCTGCTGTGGCCCACCCTCCAGGCGTTGATCGCGCTGGGCGGGTCGGCATCCAACAACGAACTCGACAGCGCCGTCGTCGAGCGGGAGGGCTGGTCGCCGGAGCTGCAGGGGGTGCTCCACGGCGACGGGCCCGGAACCGAGGTCGAGTACCGATTGGCTTGGGCGCGTACGTATCTCAAGGGTATGGGCCTGTTGGCGAACAGTCGTCGTGCCGTGTGGAGTGTGACGAAGCGGGGGCGCGAGGCGACCGAACCCGAGTTGCGCCCGCTGTTGGCGGCCTTCACCGCCGACAAGCGGCGTCAGCGCCTGAACCGCAAGGCCAACACACCTGGTGCGCAGGCTCTTCCGCTGTCGGACACGGAGGCGGAGTCCGAGTCGACGGCGGACACGTCGTACGGCGACGCCGCCGATGCGGTCGCGTGGAAGTCGACTCTGCTGGACTCGCTCCTGCGGATGTCATCGACCGCCTTCGAACGCCTCACGCAGCGCCTGCTCCGCGAGGCGGGCTTCTCGAGTGCCACCATCACCGGGCGCACCGCCGACGGCGGCATCGACGGGATCGGAATGTGCCAGATCTCGTTGCTGAGCTTCCCGGTCGCGTTCCAGTGCAAGCGGGTCAGTGGCAGCGTCGGGGCCGGCGCCGTCCGGGATCTCCGAGGCGCCATGGCCGGCCGCGGAGAGAAGGGCCTGCTGATCACGACGGGCACCTTCACGAGCGAGGCCCGCGCCGAATCACGTCGCGACGGCGCACCCCCGATCGACCTGATCGACGGGGACCGGTTGTGTGCACTGCTCAAGGAGCATTCGCTCGGCGTGAAGACCACGACCCGGGTCGTCGAGGACGTGTCCGTGCGTGCCGACTTCTTCGCCGGCCTCGAGTCGGACTAG
- a CDS encoding RidA family protein — protein MSSGTDWEEEYGYSDAVLSGDLLFCSGQVGLDSDGTPPADPERQYDLAFATLGALLAKHGASPLDLVELTSFHVDYPHHMVEFMAAKARFQGAARPAWTAIGAAALGKPGILVEIKATARIRPN, from the coding sequence ATGTCGTCAGGTACGGATTGGGAAGAGGAGTACGGCTACTCGGATGCCGTGCTCAGCGGAGATCTGCTGTTCTGCTCCGGCCAGGTGGGTCTGGACTCGGACGGCACCCCGCCCGCGGACCCGGAACGCCAGTACGACCTGGCGTTCGCGACACTCGGGGCCCTGCTCGCGAAGCACGGCGCGTCTCCGCTCGACCTCGTGGAGCTGACGAGTTTCCACGTCGACTACCCCCACCACATGGTGGAGTTCATGGCCGCCAAGGCCCGATTCCAGGGTGCCGCGCGGCCGGCCTGGACCGCCATCGGTGCGGCCGCGCTCGGCAAGCCGGGCATCCTCGTCGAGATCAAGGCGACCGCACGGATCCGCCCGAACTGA